The genomic DNA GGTGTGGCCCCCTCCTGGACAGcagcggtggtggtggtggtgacgTCTTCGTTGTAGAGGCGCTTGATGGCGTCGTAGAAGTCGTccacctccatctcctccacctgaacacacacacacacactcatattaGAACTCGGgtctagggctgcaactaagtGATCTGAGGAGACACAATCTGAGGAGACTTCTGCACAAAGGtttttatagttaacgaaaactaacgaaataatgataactagaattgaaaaaacatgtcataaaaataaaaactagagttttaaaaactgaaactgtattgtgtggttacaaaacttactaaaactaactaaaattatagtgaaaatgtccttccttttcgtctttgtcaacttttttcatacgtaaacctttttggctgAGATTTAATAagcttattggggctgagatggatcagacaaaggaaatacattttttgaatatggcacccaacaaataccccattacaaaaaaactaaaactaataaaaactaaactaaaactaagcattttccaaaaaaaataaaaactaataaaaactagcaaactcactctaaaaacgaatgaaaactaactgaatctgaaaacaaaactaatgaaaaatccaaaactattgtaaCCGTATTCCGCACCTGCTCTTGGCTCTGCTTCCAGGTTTTAGAAAATCTATCATGTGAAAATCTATCATGTGTGTAGAGGGGGAGTTTCTATTGGCTATTCTATAAATACAGATGTGCGTGCTCATCCTCTTGGATGGTGAAAGCCTGAATCAGTAGcagaaaatcctgcagaaaaagcTGCTATCCCTGCATTGGCAACAACAGCCTAATTGCAAAATAATCCCCCAAAAAGGAAAACTACTTCTTAAATAAGAGTCTGATAACCCTGTTGTCTCACTTTACTTcttagacattttattttttattttcatattgttatatttatattatatactgactaatattaacatcatgtgcaatacaatttaaCACCACAGACTATATTATGTTCATTATCATGCTATATCTGTATATTACATCCTGCCATGTCATCTGCATCTGAAGacactatattttttatctcctatttaatttttttaactttcgagcaatctggaaccagaatttccttcatgattaataaagttctgtcttatcttgtcttatatattgttattgttacctattttgtcaattgtttttcttatattatcctatattgtgattgtttttgtaattgttttggaggctttggagcaatctggaaccagaatttcagGATTAatagttctatcttatcttattttatctcatCTTATGTGGTACTGTTTCTGTCTTGCAGGTCCTTGGCTGGGTGGAGCTAGATGTAATCTGTTAACTGGGAACACTGGGCCAGTGTTCCTTAGATTCTGACTCTCACATGTCATCTTAAATATGATTTGTtgatacttgagtaaatttcagtttattttgttaaatttgttGTACATTTCCTTTCTGTTGCGGCCAATGCAATAAAAAGTGTCAATACTGGCACAATGTtccagagaaggagagagaatgTTGTGAGTATTTTAGCCTTCTGCTAACCGTAGCCTTGAGCGTGAGTTATAACAAGTTCCCAAAGAAAAGTAAAGAATTGCTATTACACTTCTCTTCTTTGTTTATTATACTTTTTgtcaattaaaaaagaaaaagaaaaaacgctACCTTGGTTACCAAGGGCTGCATTTTCAAATTCTggtggtatttatttattattttttagccCATATTTTAACAGGTAAGACTTATTGAGATCCACGATGTCTTTTGCAAATGAGACCTGGTCAAGACAGCAGCTTTGTGGaatacaatatataaattaatgtgTCACTGCATTCTCCAGCTTTAGTCGTTTAGTCAATacaatgtcagaaaacagtgaaaaatagCTGTCATGACCATAAAGTGTATATAAAGATGAACATGAGAGCATCTTGATCACCCTCTGGTGGCCGGCTGCAGTGTAGGTGATAAACCCCACCCTCCATGTTAGCAGATGGGGTATGAGCAAAACTTAAAACTACAAAGTAGAGGTCAATTAACTTTTtcccaaagatggtttctgtcatttaagGTAGTTCTTATCACCCTggtgtttgtaaaagtgttgATTTTTCTGAtagtttggttttaattggtAATTTGATTCTATAAAACATGAACTGTAATTGAACTGTAATTGAGAAACTGGTACCAGGAATGTGTTCAGTCTTTTTTACTGAAGAAAACTAAACAGTTAATCAAGTTATCAAGACTATCAGAgatgaaaaacaatgtttaattggTTTTCAATTGTCAACATTAAgtttttctattctttttttaaagatttttttttcttcagaatttgaacgacatactatactatgactgttttcttttttcaaaatatggaTGTTTTTCGTGTGATTTTGAAAAACATGCTACActatgaattttttttcaaaatttgaatGACATACTATGactgttttgtgattttgaatggcatactatactatgactttaaaaaaaaatgtggacgacatactatactatgacttttttatttcaaaatctgcttgacttttttgtgattttgaacaACATACTATGactgttttgtgattttgaatgGCATACTATActgtgacttttaaaaaaaaaatttggacgacatactatactatgacttttatttttttcaaaatctggatgttttttgtgtgattttcaacatgctatagtatgactttttttttttttttaaatctgcttgacttttttgtgattttgaacgacatactatactatgactgcTTTGTGATTTTGAAtggcatactatactatgactttttttttttttaattggacgacatactatactatgactgttttgtgattttgaacGACAACCTATactatgaattaaaaaaaaaaattacaatgacttttttgtgatttttatctacatactatactatgacttttttttttcagattttggaaAGACAGGGTTACCTTGCGCTTGGCGGATGCTTTGCAACGCAGTGTGACCTTCTGCAGGTGGTTGAGATGGCGGAGGTGTCTGGGTGGAGACAGCAGAGCTGGGATGCTGCTGTTGgtggagcaggagaaggagctCCAGGGCTGCTGGCTCCCCTCCTCCCCACCAGCAGGTATCTGTAGCTGGGCAGGGGTGGCGGTGACAAGGGCGTGGTCCCTGGAAGACTCGGTGGTGGAAGTCATCCCTGGAAAGGAAAAAGTTACAGAAATACGTTAACACCTCAATTTAGTCTTCTATCACACAGAATTTCACGTAGCTCCCTCTGGAGCCAAAAGAAGGctccttttttaactttttgcaCATCATGCTCCAACACCTTTAAAAAGAGAGATGTGTAAAGTGGGTGGAGCTCCCCTTTAAACATACCCAGCGTGCAGCAGGGGAGTGTGGGGTCCTGGGCCGGAGGCTGCAGGGTGCTTTGGCTCTGCAGGGGTTGGTAGATGTAGACAGTGTTTGGAGGCAGGGAAGCTCTCAGTGTGGACAGACTACGAGCCACTTGCTCTCGACTCCGAATCAACTCAGAGCTGTCGATCTGAGAGAGGGGGAAGAAAAATAGTCTGagttttaacacaaaaaaattcaggTCAAATttgtatcagcagcagcagttaatGTTATAAGTTTCATCACAATTTAAGATTATATGTATCGTTATACCTCTATAacataagcaaaaaaaatatcacagaaTTTATAGCACTTCCTAAGCAGCCTTATTTTGTGATTTAAGGCTTAGGATTTTGCCTGCTAATGGCCCTTTTGGAACCCTGTTATAAACTcataattatactgtatttttcaAACGTATCCCTACCGGCGCTGTATGATGTGGTcaccacacacattcacagtctGACTGATTCCAATGTAAACAACTGTCTATATGCTTTTTGCCATTGTATGTCAGtcagtaagtaaagtttatttatatagcatttttcacagataaaatcacaaagtgctttacagaagataaaaagaaagaaataagataggggaacataagacaattaaaaacacagttaaaacacaatgaaacataaaaattataaaaaaataatatgtacaatgtATGGTTGTCAtccaaatgcctgtctaaaaagatatctggtcttaaggtgatttttaaaagagtcgACAGAAATATTGGACCGTAgggggagaggcagagagttcCAAAGTTTGGGTGCTACATATTGAAATGATGGATCACCACGTGTTTTCAGACGGCTACGTGGTACAGACAGAAGATGTGTTTGACCTAAGAGACGGAGCTGACAGGTATGGATGAAGTAGTTCAATAATATATTGGGGAGCCTGACCATGCAATGCTCTATATGTGACAGTAAGAATTTTAAACTGAATCCTGTagcaacagggagccagtgaagagacTTCAGGACAGGGCTAATGTGGGAGTGTTTGTTTGAACCAATTTGCGTCGGCATTCTGAATTGACTGAAGGCGGTCAAGAACAGACATACTTAGTGAGGAGAAAAGTGAGTTACAGAAATCAATACCAGATGAGATAAATGCATGTATGAGCATCTCAAGTTCACCTTTTGAAACTACAGATCTCAGTTTCCTGATGTTTCTCAGATGGAAAAAGCAAGATCTGGTCAACTGTTTTATACGTTTGTCCAACAATGTAGACTGATCAAAAAACACCCCTAAGTTACAGAGGTTAGAGTGGACAGCAGAAGACAGAGGCCCAAGGGATTGAACAATTCTTGGGGTGACTGTGTCTGGAGCAACAACCAAAACCTcagttttattgtcattcaacTGTAGGAAATTTTCTGCCAACCAATTCCTAATAGCCCTTACACAGTCGAGAAGCCTCGACAACTTAAAAGAGAAGTGGAGCTGGATGTCATCTGCGTATAGATGGTAtgcattattatgtatttttatgattGTGTAGTATCTGCAGACTGAGCAGCCTCAGGCTTTCAGTTCTATacgtctttatttttgtattgagggttacactttactttttttcaatAACTCGTGTTCAACAAGTTGACATGTCTGATTAGACATATTATGTCAGTGCATTTCACTTAGCAGCTACAGGCTTCAGGTTCTATacaattaaacttaaaaatgcTCTACTATTCTTTTCAGTAAAGTACTTAAAGTAAAGTTAGTTGATGTGCTTTACTAGAAGTGCCCCCaagatttcagaaaacttgGGATGTTGTGTAgaacgtaaataaaaacagaatgcatcaaactcagaattcagagtgtataataacaataacaaagttTTGCAATTTGAACACTAAATATATTGACTCAATGGAATCTGTTTTATTAACATATGAGACACCATCCCAACCTTATTTTGAGTTGGGGTTGTAGTTAATACAGTGTCTCTGTGTTCATTCAGGCATACCAGTGCACCCAGTGAACACCATAGTGCAAGTAGTCCTCCTTGTTTACTGGTTTTTGTTTGAAAACTCCCTCTGATAACGCTGTGCTTTATCGTCACAATGGTATGAATTGTGACGATAATTACTTCAGGATAAGTCTGCAGGAATGCACTTACGTTGGCATGCAGAAATGCCCTTGGCAATATGACAGTAGGGCAGCCTTAAGCCCTGACACACCTACTGGGAAAGCACCTCAAAGTCTGTGGATATTGGGAATGCACCTAAGCTGAACAAGTCTGAGGGCTAGAAGGAAGGGACAGTGGAGAAAAGTGAGCAGACCCTGTCAATTTTCAATTTCTCTatctcattacattacattacatgtcatttagcagacgcttttgtccaaagcaacttacaataagtgcattcaacctgatggtactagacatagaccacaggaatcaagtaagtacataactttaagagctaactgtcatcgctaaaggagtgctatatgttaaagaagaaaagaagagaaaagaataagagctttttttttttttttttaatatatatgttaggtgaccatgacttaaccgaggtattgttgaaGAGGTAGGTcatcagcctgcggcggaaaatgtacaggctgtctgaggtcctgatgtcggtagggagctcgttccaccatttgggagccaagacagagaaaagtctggaagtggttttgaggcgagatgacccacgcagggtgggagtcgccagctgtttggctgtgCATTAATCTTGTGGATCTAACCTGGCTCCTGGTTTCTGGTAGTATTTTTTGCTTTAAGAttgcttattgttttttgctttaagATTGCTTCTCTGCTTGCTGAGGCTTTATgctttatttgtttggtttagttTAAAGTTAAGTTCAGTTTTCAGTGCCTCACTGCCTAGCTATTTTACCTGAAAAATTTCTCATCACTTCTACTATTTCAGATCAAGAGCTTCCACAAGCTTCCTGTTTTTATCCTGCTTTCGGAGTTTCCTCTCAACATTTACAGCTTCTGATTGGAAACAAGTTGAAGCTAATAATGAAAGAGAGTGAGTGTGGTACCTGTGCCTTCCTTAGCAGGTCTATGGTAAGAGCCAGCCAGTCAGGACAGCAGGTCTCCAGCTCCAGGGTGATGAGGGCCAAGGCCAGCATGGATCCTCTGAGCTACAGGAACACACGAGGGACAAACTTGTTCAATGTTTAGGCAGGTGACAAGTCCAGATGTGTGCTAAGCTGAGCCTCAGAGGGGGACTTCCTCCGTGAGGCATCTACTGCACATTGTTAACTGACAATATGTGCCAACCTGTATGAGCGTGTGGTCGGCCAGACAGTGGTACAGGCGCCGTGTCAGCAGGGTGAGGTGCTGGGAGCGGTTTAGTCCCAACATGGAGTCCAAAAACCCAGAACGGCACGACAGCACCATCGCATGGAACtattggagaggaggaggagaaaaaacaatCGGCATTACAAGTGTTTCTGGCTGGAGTTCTATTTTCagttaaaaagtaaatgttttgtgACATTATTTGAACAATTTCAACCCAGAGTAGCAATAAAGTCCCATAACAAacaactagagctgcaacaattattcgattactgaattaatcgtcaactattttgataatcaaataattggtttgagtcTAAGtctaagtccaaattctctgatttcagcttcttcagtgtgaatatttgtggtttctttgttcctttatgacaataaactg from Centropristis striata isolate RG_2023a ecotype Rhode Island chromosome 19, C.striata_1.0, whole genome shotgun sequence includes the following:
- the ccni gene encoding cyclin-I, coding for MKFFEPWGRQRLSFLLEKAASREAKMWKVYVPKKPSSQDTDITPAQRDEAVRWLTELHGKLQLYPETLVLAVSILDRFLAPIKARPKYLRCIAIACFFLAAKTCEEDERVPSLKELADSSSCGCSPSEILRMERIILDKLNWDLHTATALDFLHIFHAMVLSCRSGFLDSMLGLNRSQHLTLLTRRLYHCLADHTLIQLRGSMLALALITLELETCCPDWLALTIDLLRKAQIDSSELIRSREQVARSLSTLRASLPPNTVYIYQPLQSQSTLQPPAQDPTLPCCTLGMTSTTESSRDHALVTATPAQLQIPAGGEEGSQQPWSSFSCSTNSSIPALLSPPRHLRHLNHLQKVTLRCKASAKRKVEEMEVDDFYDAIKRLYNEDVTTTTTAAVQEGATPSMGAITGGGGGGGGGGGGLGVCSVLLTRQEGSTSPCPPLQPVSAS